The following proteins are encoded in a genomic region of Acidobacteriota bacterium:
- a CDS encoding mercuric reductase: MEAVSASAMAPPDDADLERARLVHPPTWRNPQPADKYDLVVLGGGTAGLVSAMGAAGLGARVALVERHFLGGDCLNTGCVPSKAVIRSARAVGEIRRAAALGVTAGAVQVDFATVMGRMRRRRATIAAHDSAERLREAGIDVFFGSASFADDRTVAYHGGRLRFRRAVIATGGRPTAPPVAGLHETPFFTNETIFSLTERPRRLLVIGAGPIGCELAQAFARFGSSVTVLDQAPQVLPRESAAAAAIVRRRMESDGVRFETGIRLDRADALPGEVRLHYFRDGERQGRASVTGEVLLVAAGRAPNIEGLRLDLAGIKATPRGVSVNDRLQTSNPRVYASGDVCSDYKFTHAADAMSRIVIQNALFFGRRTASALVIPWVTYTDPEVAHLGVSEAEVANSGGRLQTIAVPLADVDRAVVDDETDGFVRVHHERGRLRGCTIVAPHAGEMIGEVAYAMTHRGTLGALSSTVHPYPTQAEALRKAGDMYRRQSLTPGVRRWLERYFSWTR, translated from the coding sequence ATGGAAGCGGTTTCAGCAAGCGCGATGGCCCCCCCGGACGATGCGGACCTGGAGCGGGCGCGCCTCGTCCATCCACCAACCTGGCGCAATCCGCAGCCGGCAGACAAATACGACCTCGTCGTGCTCGGCGGCGGCACGGCCGGGCTGGTCAGCGCGATGGGCGCGGCCGGCCTCGGCGCGCGCGTGGCGCTGGTCGAACGGCATTTTCTTGGAGGCGATTGCCTCAACACCGGCTGCGTGCCGTCCAAGGCGGTGATTCGATCGGCGCGCGCCGTCGGCGAGATCCGGCGCGCCGCCGCGCTGGGCGTGACGGCCGGCGCGGTGCAGGTGGACTTCGCCACGGTGATGGGCCGCATGCGGCGGCGGCGCGCGACGATTGCCGCGCACGATTCGGCGGAACGCCTGCGCGAGGCGGGCATCGACGTCTTCTTCGGCAGCGCGTCGTTTGCCGACGACCGGACGGTCGCGTATCACGGCGGGCGCCTTCGGTTCCGGCGGGCCGTCATCGCGACGGGCGGCCGGCCGACGGCCCCGCCCGTCGCGGGGCTCCACGAGACGCCGTTCTTCACGAACGAAACCATCTTCTCGCTCACCGAGCGGCCGCGACGGCTGCTCGTGATCGGCGCGGGCCCGATCGGCTGCGAGCTGGCGCAGGCGTTCGCGCGCTTCGGCTCCTCCGTCACGGTCCTGGACCAGGCGCCGCAGGTGCTGCCGCGCGAGTCGGCGGCCGCGGCGGCCATCGTCCGGCGCCGGATGGAAAGCGACGGCGTGCGATTCGAAACGGGCATCAGGCTCGATCGCGCCGACGCGCTGCCGGGTGAAGTCCGTTTGCACTACTTCCGCGACGGAGAGCGCCAGGGACGCGCGAGCGTCACCGGCGAGGTGCTCCTGGTCGCTGCCGGCCGCGCGCCCAACATCGAGGGGCTCCGCCTGGACCTGGCCGGCATCAAGGCCACCCCGCGGGGCGTCAGCGTCAACGATCGGCTGCAGACGTCGAACCCGCGCGTGTACGCGTCGGGCGACGTGTGCTCCGACTACAAGTTCACCCACGCCGCCGATGCCATGTCGCGCATCGTCATCCAGAACGCGCTGTTCTTCGGCAGGCGCACGGCAAGTGCCCTGGTCATCCCGTGGGTCACGTACACGGATCCCGAGGTCGCCCACCTCGGCGTGTCCGAGGCGGAAGTGGCGAACAGCGGCGGGCGCCTGCAGACGATCGCCGTGCCGCTCGCGGACGTCGATCGCGCGGTCGTTGACGATGAGACCGACGGCTTCGTGCGGGTGCACCACGAGCGCGGGCGCCTGCGCGGGTGCACGATCGTGGCGCCGCACGCCGGAGAAATGATCGGCGAGGTGGCGTACGCGATGACGCATCGCGGAACGCTCGGGGCGCTCTCCTCGACCGTCCACCCGTACCCGACGCAGGCCGAGGCGCTTCGGAAGGCGGGGGACATGTACCGCCGCCAGTCGCTCACACCGGGCGTTCGCCGGTGGCTCGAACGATATTTTTCATGGACAAGATAG
- a CDS encoding zf-HC2 domain-containing protein encodes MLTCRDVADSATSYMERKLTLGERLQFRAHLLMCRFCRLYVRQLALTRDALRRLPRPLPSDADLDRLLHLFRSRARHTDEDSS; translated from the coding sequence ATGCTGACTTGCCGAGACGTCGCCGACTCCGCGACCAGTTACATGGAGCGCAAGCTCACGCTCGGAGAGCGCCTGCAGTTCCGCGCGCACCTGCTGATGTGCCGTTTCTGTCGCCTGTACGTGCGCCAGCTCGCGTTGACGCGCGATGCGCTGCGACGGCTGCCCCGCCCGCTGCCGTCGGACGCAGACCTCGACCGCCTGCTCCACCTGTTCCGATCGCGTGCCCGCCACACGGACGAAGACAGCAGTTGA